In a single window of the Chloroflexota bacterium genome:
- a CDS encoding cyclase family protein, with protein MAQATAANPEVIDQLTASRVYDLGTRYEMDMPVHPAHPPYIFTLQRRHGDTFRPGGYSSSNELIVMCGHTGTHIDSLAHVSEHGQLFGGVDASCNQQGGRGMKSIGVDTIEPVVRRGVLLDVAGAEGVDILPPDYGADAETLQGVSKAQGVEIQAGDCVLVRTGWMRHWDDPPAYLAESEGQPGVNADAAEWLVERGIFLGGSDTAAFEQVIPGAAMPVHLIFLARNGIHILEMADLETLAADGVYEFGFVLSPLKLVGATGSPVRPLALV; from the coding sequence ATGGCACAGGCAACGGCGGCGAATCCCGAAGTGATCGACCAGCTCACGGCGTCGCGCGTGTACGACCTCGGCACGCGCTACGAGATGGACATGCCGGTGCATCCGGCGCACCCGCCGTACATCTTCACGCTTCAGCGACGCCACGGCGACACCTTCCGGCCCGGCGGCTACAGCTCATCCAACGAGCTGATCGTCATGTGCGGTCACACGGGCACGCACATCGACTCCCTGGCGCACGTCTCCGAGCACGGGCAGCTCTTCGGCGGCGTGGACGCGAGCTGCAACCAGCAGGGCGGCCGGGGCATGAAATCGATAGGCGTGGACACCATTGAGCCGGTCGTACGGCGCGGCGTGCTGCTCGACGTGGCGGGCGCGGAGGGCGTGGACATTCTGCCGCCGGATTACGGGGCCGATGCCGAGACCCTGCAGGGCGTCTCCAAGGCCCAGGGCGTGGAGATCCAGGCCGGCGACTGCGTGCTGGTGCGCACCGGGTGGATGCGCCATTGGGACGATCCGCCGGCGTACTTGGCCGAGAGCGAGGGTCAGCCCGGCGTCAACGCCGACGCCGCCGAGTGGCTGGTCGAGCGCGGAATCTTCCTGGGCGGGTCGGACACGGCCGCGTTCGAGCAGGTCATCCCCGGCGCGGCCATGCCGGTGCACCTGATCTTCCTCGCGCGCAACGGCATCCACATCCTCGAAATGGCCGACCTGGAAACCCTGGCCGCCGACGGCGTCTACGAGTTTGGATTCGTGCTCTCGCCGCTCAAGCTGGTCGGCGCGACGGGCTCGCCGGTGCGCCCGCTGGCGCTGGTTTAG
- a CDS encoding histidinol phosphate phosphatase domain-containing protein has product MAFVLFDFHTHTFLSDGELSPIELLRRCHVAGYTAVAVTDHASPANVHTLVPALARDCRIAEEAWGIVAIPGVEITHVPPGEIDAVARSAAEAGAEIVGVHGETIAEPVAAGTNRAALESDYVHALVHPGLLSPELAQLAQRNGKWLELSARRGHSLTNGHVAALARASGARLLVNSDAHSPGDLLSEPLARRVARGAGLNADETETVVADNPLEFLRQIGRSVPEISPVP; this is encoded by the coding sequence GTGGCTTTCGTGCTCTTCGACTTTCACACGCACACGTTTCTCAGCGACGGCGAGCTTTCGCCGATCGAGCTCTTGCGGCGCTGCCACGTCGCGGGCTACACCGCCGTGGCCGTGACGGATCACGCCAGTCCCGCCAACGTCCACACGCTCGTGCCGGCCCTGGCCCGCGATTGCCGCATCGCGGAGGAGGCATGGGGCATCGTGGCCATTCCGGGCGTGGAGATCACGCACGTGCCGCCGGGCGAGATCGACGCGGTGGCGCGAAGCGCGGCGGAAGCGGGGGCCGAGATCGTGGGCGTCCACGGCGAGACTATCGCCGAGCCGGTCGCCGCCGGCACCAATCGCGCCGCGCTGGAGTCGGACTACGTGCACGCGCTGGTGCACCCGGGTCTGCTGAGCCCGGAGCTGGCGCAGTTGGCGCAGCGCAACGGCAAGTGGTTGGAGCTCTCGGCGCGCCGCGGGCACTCGCTCACCAACGGGCACGTGGCCGCGCTGGCCCGGGCGTCGGGAGCGCGGTTGCTGGTGAACAGCGACGCGCATTCCCCGGGTGACCTGCTGTCGGAGCCCTTGGCCCGACGCGTGGCGCGCGGGGCGGGTTTGAACGCCGACGAAACCGAGACCGTGGTGGCGGACAACCCGCTGGAGTTCCTGCGCCAAATTGGGCGCTCGGTTCCAGAGATCAGCCCGGTCCCGTGA
- a CDS encoding NUDIX domain-containing protein, whose amino-acid sequence MSPIPARYNTGYNVGVGGAVVDGDRVLLVRRATDYGRGSWQIPGGFCEADETLPEAAVREVQEEAGITTEVQGLLAVRSRHAEDHSTYVVFLLRRVAGEPTPGDEVDAARFLTMEEIDALDKVPEINRAIAARALSPSRELLQRAAVESPIPGPYDLFLG is encoded by the coding sequence ATGAGCCCGATTCCCGCGCGCTACAACACCGGCTACAACGTCGGCGTGGGCGGCGCCGTCGTGGACGGTGACCGCGTCTTGCTCGTGCGCCGCGCCACCGACTACGGGCGCGGCAGCTGGCAGATTCCGGGCGGGTTCTGCGAGGCCGACGAGACGCTGCCCGAGGCCGCCGTCCGCGAGGTCCAGGAAGAAGCCGGTATCACGACCGAGGTCCAGGGGCTGCTGGCGGTGCGCTCGCGGCACGCCGAGGACCACTCCACCTACGTGGTGTTCCTGCTCCGGCGCGTCGCCGGCGAGCCCACGCCCGGCGACGAAGTCGACGCCGCCCGCTTCCTCACCATGGAGGAGATCGACGCGCTCGACAAGGTTCCCGAGATCAACCGCGCCATCGCCGCGCGCGCGCTCAGCCCCTCGCGTGAACTGCTCCAACGCGCCGCGGTCGAGTCGCCGATTCCAGGACCTTACGACCTCTTTCTGGGCTAG